From Paenibacillus sp. GP183, one genomic window encodes:
- a CDS encoding DivIVA domain-containing protein — translation MALTPLDIHNKEFSRSFRGYNEDEVNEFLDQIIKDYEAQIRENKELQTQIQSIQERLSHFSNIEETLSKTIIVAQEAADEVKNNSKKESQLILKEAEKNADRIINEALTRSRKIAMEIDELKKQATVYRTRFRTLLEAQLEILNNESWKTMQLEVIVEDTP, via the coding sequence ATGGCATTAACACCACTCGATATACATAACAAGGAGTTTTCCAGATCTTTTCGGGGCTACAACGAAGATGAAGTGAACGAATTTTTGGATCAAATCATTAAAGATTACGAGGCCCAAATTCGGGAGAACAAAGAGCTTCAAACTCAGATCCAATCGATACAGGAACGCCTGAGCCATTTTTCCAACATTGAGGAAACGCTCAGTAAAACGATCATCGTCGCTCAGGAAGCTGCGGATGAAGTGAAGAATAACTCGAAAAAAGAATCCCAGCTAATATTGAAGGAAGCTGAAAAGAACGCTGATCGCATCATCAACGAAGCCCTGACCCGCTCGCGTAAAATTGCCATGGAAATCGACGAATTGAAGAAGCAAGCCACCGTGTATCGCACCCGATTCCGCACCTTGCTGGAGGCTCAGCTGGAAATACTCAACAACGAGAGCTGGAAAACGATGCAGTTGGAAGTTATTGTTGAAGACACCCCCTAA